From the genome of Arthrobacter sp. ERGS1:01:
TCTTCTCCACGCCGCCGCACTTCCTGCCCGGCCCGGCCTTTGTCGAGAACTTTGTGGGCCTTTTCCGGGACACCCTCTTTGGGCGCTCCATGGTCAACTCGATCCTCGTCTCGACCACCTACACGGCCCTGGGGCTCATTGTGTGCACGGCAGCGGGATACGCCTTTGCAAAGTTCAAGTTCCGCGGTCAAACGATCATGTTTGGTACTTTGCTGGTGACGCTGGCACTGCCCTCGCAGGTGACCCTGGTCCCGCTGTTCCAGATCATGGTCTCGCTCGGCTGGCTCGACAGCTACCAGGCACTGATCCTGCCGAACCTCGCACTGCCGTTCGGCATCTTCCTGATGCGCCAGACCATGTACGCCATTCCGGATGAGATGATCCAGGCTGCACGGATCGACGGCGCAGGCGAGTTTAAGGTCTTCAGCCGGATCGTGCTTCCCACGGTTCGCCCCGCGCTGTCGGCACTGGCGATCTTCCTGTTCCTGGCCCAGTGGAACGACTTCGTCTACCCGCTCGTGGTGCTGCGCTCACCCGAGTCCTACACCGTGCCCGTTGCCCTCGCCTCGCTCCAGGGCATTGGCACCACCGATTACGGACAACTCTTGATGGGCACCATGCTCTCCATGCTGCCGGTCCTGATCCTCTTCCTCTTTCTCCAACGTCAATTCGTCGCGGGCATCCTGGCCGGCGCCGTGAAGCAATAAGGAATCACCGTGCTACTTGAAGACCATCAGCTCTTGTCCGTGCAGTGGACGGAGCTCACGCGAGGCATCAAATTCGGTGTTGGGGGCGGCTGCCTGGTTGAGGGCGTCGAACGCCGCGGCCCCGTCGACATCATCACCGTGAGCATTGCCGCCGGGGGACAGATCGTCCTTGAGGCACCCCTGGGCAACGCCACCGCCTACTGGCACCCGGGCTTCGACCCG
Proteins encoded in this window:
- a CDS encoding carbohydrate ABC transporter permease, with the protein product MSDINIVARKKPGRSLVLTTVIAAGAVLMILPFYWLLIATTYGAHDIFSTPPHFLPGPAFVENFVGLFRDTLFGRSMVNSILVSTTYTALGLIVCTAAGYAFAKFKFRGQTIMFGTLLVTLALPSQVTLVPLFQIMVSLGWLDSYQALILPNLALPFGIFLMRQTMYAIPDEMIQAARIDGAGEFKVFSRIVLPTVRPALSALAIFLFLAQWNDFVYPLVVLRSPESYTVPVALASLQGIGTTDYGQLLMGTMLSMLPVLILFLFLQRQFVAGILAGAVKQ